From Aedes albopictus strain Foshan chromosome 1, AalbF5, whole genome shotgun sequence, one genomic window encodes:
- the LOC134284866 gene encoding uncharacterized protein LOC134284866, producing the protein MADVEQVLTSNEDPEIQDRNRCAVANVILNHIHSSRNQAPQLEPVPRFCNHAEQITRRFLKENPNVVVIKSDKGNKTVLMEAGDYKQKMLELLNDQATYCPVTRDPTSKFERENNNLVRRLRNLHLIDDKTARRLTKYNAVCPRIYGQPKAHKPGLPLRPVVPNMTSPSYELSKYVGRIIQQSLVSSYNIKDSFSFCQFINGVTLPDDHVLISLDVKALFTSIPKSLVINSIIMRWNEISPNTNINLDLFLEIVEFCIDSSYFRFDGQHYLQVFGTAMGNPLSPSIADWVMETLLDTVIRMLKILRKFVDDLITAIPLNQLQHVLKTFNSYDVHIQFTYELEVDNKLPFLDMLLIRQSNQKVTTQWHQKPIASGRFLNYFSYHPMSQKLNMAKNLASRVNLLSTDLDNQAKVKIIDEQLKINDYPKSLRHRIANRMNENRSDEVLTQRSLQLDNLEHTYRSIPFIPRLSSKIDRVLKQDYHNIRLAKYNVKTVKDMFTRVKDEVPLDHQTNVVYSIPCNDCEASYVGMTSNRLKTRMNGHQSHYNKMDKMLEEGINIDDPQMTTLGERTALMSHSIIKQHRFDLKKVKVLDKHKNTRTLQFLEMCHIKNNKNSINRRSDTEGLHSVYAGILYEIGKINKTRNENENENVNNTGTHANTYTHGSNDRPSTQQYTQS; encoded by the coding sequence ATGGCAGACGTAGAACAAGTTCTTACTTCGAACGAGGATCCTGAAATCCAAGATCGAAACCGATGCGCGGTAGCCAATGTAATACTCAACCACATTCACAGCAGCCGTAACCAAGCACCACAGCTGGAACCAGTTCCCCGATTCTGCAACCACGCTGAGCAAATCACCCGTAGGTTTCTAAAGGAGAATCCAAACGTAGTCGTGATCAAGTccgacaaaggaaacaaaactgtTCTGATGGAAGCTGGCGATTACAAACAGAAAATGCTCGAACTGCTGAACGACCAAGCGACGTACTGCCCGGTCACGCGCGACCCGACGTCAAAATTCGAACGAGAAAACAATAACTTGGTGAGACGACTTCGAAACCTGCATCTCATCGATGACAAGACCGCCAGACGACTCACCAAATACAATGCTGTCTGCCCGCGAATCTACGGGCAACCCAAGGCTCACAAACCAGGACTACCGTTGAGACCCGTCGTACCAAACATGACGTCCCCGTCGTACGAGCTATCCAAATACGTAGGGCGGATCATCCAACAATCCTTGGTAAGCTCCTACAACATCAAAGACTCGTTCTCGTTTTGCCAATTCATAAACGGCGTCACCCTACCCGACGATCACGTGCTCATCTCTTTGGATGTCAAAGCACTATTCACGTCGATACCGAAATCCCTAGTGATTAACAGTATCATCATGCGGTGGAACGAAATCAGTCCAAATACAAACATCAACTTGGACCTCTTCCTCgaaatcgtagagttctgcattGACAGCAGTTACTTCCGGTTCGATGGACAACACTACCTTCAAGTATTTGGTACAGCCATGGGCAACCCACTCTCACCGTCTATAGCAGACTGGGTGATGGAAACCCTGCTGGACACCGTTATTCGCATGCTAAAGATTCTGCGAAAGTTTGTGGACGATCTTATAACAGCCATTCCACTAAATCAACTCCAACACGTACTAAAAACGTTCAACAGCTATGATGTTCACATCCAGTTCACCTACGAACTAGAGGTGGACAACAAATTGCCTTTCTTGGATATGCTCCTCATCAGGCAGAGTAACCAAAAGGTAACAACACAATGGCATCAGAAACCCATTGCAAGCGGAAGGTTTCTGAATTACTTTTCTTACCATCCAATGAGCCAAAAGTTGAACATGGCTAAAAATCTTGCCAGTCGTGTAAACCTGCTTTCCACTGACCTAGACAACCAAGCAAAGGTCAAAATCATTGATGAACAGCTGAAAATCAATGATTACCCAAAGTCTCTGAGGCACCGAATAGCAAACAGAATGAACGAGAATAGATCCGATGAAGTTCTCACGCAGCGGTCGCTACAGCTGGATAACCTGGAACATACCTACCGTAGCATTCCATTCATACCTCGCCTGTCTTCGAAAATAGACAGGGTACTAAAGCAGGACTATCATAACATACGACTTGCCAAATACAATGTGAAAACAGTCAAGGATATGTTCACCAGGGTTAAGGACGAAGTACCATTGGATCACCAGACGAATGTTGTTTACAGCATTCCATGCAACGATTGCGAAGCCTCATACGTAGGGATGACGTCTAATCGCCTAAAAACAAGGATGAATGGACATCAATCACACTACAACAAAATGGATAAAATGTTAGAAGAGGGTATAAACATCGACGATCCACAGATGACAACACTAGGGGAACGAACCGCACTGATGAGCCACAGCATCATAAAACAACACCGCTTCGACCTAAAAAAGGTAAAAGTATTAGACAAACACAAAAACACACGTACGCTACAATTTCTCGAAATGTGTCacataaaaaacaacaaaaatagtaTAAACAGAAGATCGGATACTGAAGGTCTGCATTCGGTCTATGCCGGAATTCTATACGAAATAGGAAAGATAAACAAaacacgaaacgaaaacgaaaatgagaatgtcaacaACACAGGTACACATGCAAACACCTATACACATGGCTCTAACGATCGCCCATCCACACAACAATACACACAAAGTTAG